The DNA segment TTAATTCCAAAAACATATAATGGCTCCTTAGAGGCGTTTGGTAATGTTGCTTCTGGTCAAAACGGTCCTTTTATTAAGGGAGATATAGACCAATTAAAATCCCTTACACTGAAAGAGAATGTAAGTAAATCTAAATAAGATTTTCGGGTCAATAGTCCTGCAAATGATCCATACATTGAAACTTAGGATGCTTTAATAATAAGAGTTATTTGTGTATACTTTTTACATAGGTATGATCAGAGGAGGAAAGACATTGAAAACAAAATTACTTACCTTGTTACTAGCTGCCATATTACTTGTAACAGGCTGTGGTAAGGAAGAAGCAGCTAAACCAGATTCAGCGAAACAAGAGGCAACTAGTACAGCTAAAGAAAGCAAGCTTAAAATTGATACTGTTACAATAAAAAAGGTTGATTCAAAGAACTTTTATGTTGCAACAACAGCGGAAGGTAATCAATTAAGCTATGCGTACTATGTGTATAAGGACAATAAAATTCTAAAGAGATTCCCATATAAGAAGGATGCTCACTTTGAATATAAAGTAACGAAACCAGGAACTTATAAAGTAAAAGTGTTTATAAAGGATAGCTCGAATAAAAAAGTATCAAAGTATACAAAAGATATTAAAATGTAAAATGAGAGGCAAGGATCTATTGAATCCTTGCCTCTTTTACTTTTCGATTGTAGGTTTGTTTAAATGTCTATGGAGATGGAGGCTTCTAAGATCACGCAGATTAAAATTACTGGAAGTAAAAGAACCATTTTTAGATACGTCATACTATTCCCCCTTTTATATATTATAAAAAAAGTAATAATAAAAATATGTCATGATATGTAAATTATTTAGACAGAGTTTGTCGAAAACGGATATTGTTACTATTAAGATTTCCCTTTGTATAAGCATGTTAAACAATTTGCTTAAATAAAAAAAGCTGATTAGGTTCATATGACCCAATCAGCTTCATTTTTATTGATTAATCTCTAATTGTGATTTTAGTTCGTTTTGAATCCGTTGTTTTTCATCTGCAGCTACTAATCCATAATAGATGCCGCCAATTTTAGCGCCTTTTTCTGCAATTTCAACTTGCTGAATTGATTTTCCAGCGTCTTTGTAGTTCTTTTGGATATCTACCATTTGGTCAAATGTAAGATTTGTTTTTACGTTTTTCCCAAGTGCAGTGAAAATATCCGAGTAGTTAGTTAAAGTAGAGATGCTCGCGCCCTCTTTGATTACAGCTTGGATAACTTGACGTTGCCTTGCTTGACGACCGAAGTCTCCGCGAGGATCTTTCTTTCTCATTCTTGAATAGGCTAAAGCCTCTTTACCTTTTAGGTTCAATTCTCCTTTGGCAAAGTGAATTTTATCTTGAGTGAAATCTAGGTTGTTTTGGACAGTAATTCCACCAACTGCATCTACAATATCTTTAAAGCCTTCCATATTCACTTTCATGTAATAATCGATCGGAATATCTAGGAAGTTTTCCACTGTATCCATGGCCATTGTTACGCCGCCAAATGCGTAAGCGTGGTTAATTTTATCTTCTTTTCCTTTGCCGACAATCTCTGTTCGAGTATCACGTGGGATGCTAAGCATTTTGACAGAGTTGTTATTAGGATTGACTGTTAAAACAATCATCGTGTCTGAACGACCACGATCACCTTTTCGCTCATCAACACCCAGCATTAAAACAGAGAATGGTTCTTTATTTGTGAACGCTACAGGTTGTTCACGCTTCTCAGATTGTTTACGTTCAATCGGTTCATGCATTGTATTAACCGCAGTTTTTAAAGATTTATATACTGTAAAGCCATAAACACCTACACCAATGAATAATAGTAAAAGTACTATGCCAGTCACTTTTAACCATTTTTTACTCTTCTTTTTTTCTGTCCTCATTCGACATTGACCTCCAAAAAATTTACAAATTTCGCAAATACACTTAATAGATTAACAAATAAATAGGAAAATAGATAGAAAAATATTGTGGTATTTTATGCATCTTTCGTTCTTCAAATATAAATTAAAAATTTTACTATTTATTAATAGTTTGTTCATATTTGCAGGGTATGATAAATACATGCAGCGAAAAGGCATAAGCACCTTTTTCTGACCCCTTAAAAATATATTTGTATTGCGTCCGGCATATTGCCGGATATTTTTTTGTCCTTTTCGTAGATCTAGACTAACTTCCAGCTAGACTGCCCTACTAGAGTGAATAATAAATTACTTTTTTATATGAAAAACCATTTATCGACCAGTTTTCGAACTTTATCAACCGGTTGAGTAAAGGTATCGACCACTTTTTGAGATTTATCAACCGCTTTTTGAACTTTATCGACCGCTTGAGTATAGATATCGACCACTCGCCAAAATTTGCTCCATCCCCACATAAAAAAGCCAGTCCCCGCACTTTGGGGACTGGCTCAACTCATTAATCTTTTACGCATTACCCAGTCGGGGGACAGTCCCCCGACATGGTAACGCACAACCGCGCCGGGGGACTGTCCCCCAAAAAGGACATTTCCCCCCCTTATTACCCAAATCTTCGACAAAATTCATATAATTTCCACAAAAATCAGTTGGAAAAATATTTACATTCTTTTGATATTCTTGTAGAATTGAAAATTAGAAGAAAAGAGGAGGGAGAATAGAGAGTTGGATAGGAAAGCTGGAAATAGCGCGAACACCGTCGATTTTTCTGAGATTGTGAAAAAGGCTTATGACAAAGGCGTAAAC comes from the Neobacillus sp. PS2-9 genome and includes:
- a CDS encoding triple tyrosine motif-containing protein; amino-acid sequence: MKTKLLTLLLAAILLVTGCGKEEAAKPDSAKQEATSTAKESKLKIDTVTIKKVDSKNFYVATTAEGNQLSYAYYVYKDNKILKRFPYKKDAHFEYKVTKPGTYKVKVFIKDSSNKKVSKYTKDIKM
- a CDS encoding LytR family transcriptional regulator → MRTEKKKSKKWLKVTGIVLLLLFIGVGVYGFTVYKSLKTAVNTMHEPIERKQSEKREQPVAFTNKEPFSVLMLGVDERKGDRGRSDTMIVLTVNPNNNSVKMLSIPRDTRTEIVGKGKEDKINHAYAFGGVTMAMDTVENFLDIPIDYYMKVNMEGFKDIVDAVGGITVQNNLDFTQDKIHFAKGELNLKGKEALAYSRMRKKDPRGDFGRQARQRQVIQAVIKEGASISTLTNYSDIFTALGKNVKTNLTFDQMVDIQKNYKDAGKSIQQVEIAEKGAKIGGIYYGLVAADEKQRIQNELKSQLEINQ